From the Anaeromyxobacter dehalogenans 2CP-1 genome, the window TCGGGGCGGAAGGCGAGGAACGTCTCCAGCCGCGCCACCGCCGCCTCGAACGCGCCGTAGGTCTCGAGGCCGTCGAGGTCTCCCACGTGCGGGCCGAGGGTGGCCTCGTCCCCGCGCGCCAGGCAGCAGGCGTTCTTGAGCTGCGCGCCCGCCGCCAGCACCGGGCGGGCGAAGCGCCGGGCGGTGCGCACCGGGCGCGGCACGAACCCGCGGCTGCGGCGCATGACCATGGGCCGCCCCGCCACCACCCGCGCCACCGAGTCGTCGCAGCGCGACGCGATGGCCCGGTCGTGCACCAGGAACAGGTCGGCGATGCCGGCGAGCCGCGCCAGCGCCTCGCCGTCCTCGAAGGCGATGGGCTCGTCGGAGAGGTTCGCGCTCGTCATCACCAGCGGCACGCCCGCGTCGGCGAGCAGGAGATGGTGGAGCGGCGCGTACGCGAGCATGAGGCCGACGATCGGGCTGCCCGGCGCGATCTCGGCGGCGAGCGCCGCGTCCGGGCGCCGCCGGCACAGCACGATGGGGCGCTCGGGAGACGTGAGCAGCGCCGCCTCCGCCGGCGAGACCTCGGCGAGCGCCCGCGCGGCGTCGAGGTCGGCCACCATCACCGCGAGCGGCTTCTCCTCGCGCCGCTTCCGCTCGCGCAGCGTCCGGACCGCGGCGGGCGCGCTCGCGTCGCACGCGAGGTGGTACCCGCCGAGCCCCTTCACCGCGGCGATCCCGCCCGCCCGCAGCAGGTCGGCGCAGTCGCGGATCGGGTCGGCCGAGGGTCGTGGCGCGCCGGCGGCGTCGCGCAGCGCGACGCGCGGGCCGCAGGCGGGGCAGGCGTTCGGCTGCGCGTGGAAGCGCCGGTCGAGCGGGTCGCCGTACTCGCGCGCGCAGGCGGGGCACATCCGGAAGCCGGCCATGGTGGTGGCGGGCCGGTCGTAAGGGACGTCGAGCGCGATGGTGAAGCGCGGGCCGCAGGCGGTGCAGTTCGTGAACGGGTAGCGGTGGCGGCGATCGGCGGGGTCGCCGAGCTCGCGCAGGCACTCGGGGCAGGTGGCGAGATCCGGCGGGATGGCGACCCGGCGCTCGGCCGACCTGCCGCTCTCGACGATCTCGAAGCGCGGCGCCGGCTCGGCGGGGATCACCTCGGCGCGCAGCGCTGCGATCGAGGCTGCGGGCGGGCGGTCGCTCACCAGGCGGGCCTGGAACGCGTCGAGCGCGGCGGGCGAGCCGAACGCCTCGATGGTCACGCCGGCGGCGTCGTTCCGGACGCGGCCGGTCACGCCGGTCTGGTGCGCGAGCCGGTAGACGAACGGACGGAAGCCGACGCCCTGCACCGTGCCGCTCACGGCGATGCGTCGCCCTTCGGCGGAGAGGTCCGGCCCGCCGTCTGTGGTCCGCTGCGTGGTCATGCGGCGCGGCGCGTGCGCCTCGGCCTTCCGTGCTGGGGCGGCGCGAGCTTACCGCCGCGCGTTTCGCCGCCGCAACGCGCGGCGGCCACCCGGTCGATCAACGTCCGCTTGCCCGTCGCGCATTCCCTGCGGGCGGGCCCGGCGCTAGCCGGCGCGGCCCTTCTCCCACCACAGGTCCGGCTCGGCGGGTGGGTCGCGGGGTCGCGGCGCGACGCCCAGCGCCCGGAGCTCGGAGAGCACCTGCTCGACCGCCGCCGGCACCGCCGCCTGCACCGCCGGGGAGAGCGCGCAGCCGAGATCGGTCCGCTCCGCCACCACGCCCACCAGGCGCACCGTGGCCGGGCACACGCCCATGAACTCCGCGTTCATCACCGCCTCGCGCAGCCCGGGCTCGTGGGGGCTCACGGCCAGCACCGGCGAGCGCTTCACCAGGTCCTCGCGCGAGTAGGTCCGCAGCTCGCCCGGCGCGGCGCGCGCCTTCACCGCGTCCACC encodes:
- the hypF gene encoding carbamoyltransferase HypF, whose translation is MSGTVQGVGFRPFVYRLAHQTGVTGRVRNDAAGVTIEAFGSPAALDAFQARLVSDRPPAASIAALRAEVIPAEPAPRFEIVESGRSAERRVAIPPDLATCPECLRELGDPADRRHRYPFTNCTACGPRFTIALDVPYDRPATTMAGFRMCPACAREYGDPLDRRFHAQPNACPACGPRVALRDAAGAPRPSADPIRDCADLLRAGGIAAVKGLGGYHLACDASAPAAVRTLRERKRREEKPLAVMVADLDAARALAEVSPAEAALLTSPERPIVLCRRRPDAALAAEIAPGSPIVGLMLAYAPLHHLLLADAGVPLVMTSANLSDEPIAFEDGEALARLAGIADLFLVHDRAIASRCDDSVARVVAGRPMVMRRSRGFVPRPVRTARRFARPVLAAGAQLKNACCLARGDEATLGPHVGDLDGLETYGAFEAAVARLETFLAFRPELLACDLHPLYLSTRWARERAGALALPLVEVQHHHAHAAACMAEHGLEGPALALCWDGTGLGTDGASWGGELLLAEAARFDRLATFRPVPLAGGDRAIRDPWRIALAALLDAFGEDAPLDRLPLFAGVPARELEVVRRMLATGLNAPPAHGAGRAFDAAGALALCRPSARFEGQVALALDAAAHGHEAAPYPFDLDASGPVEALDLRPLWRALAADVLAARPAGEMSARFHAALAAAGAEQVRRAARRTGKLPVVLTGGCFQNARLAEAIRARLDGEFAVYQHGEVPPGDGGIALGQAVVADAVARA
- a CDS encoding hydrogenase maturation protease, with amino-acid sequence MARIAVFGIGNVLTGDDAVGPYVVKVLEAGWELPGVEVVDAGTPGLDLTAYFAGLDAAVLVDAVKARAAPGELRTYSREDLVKRSPVLAVSPHEPGLREAVMNAEFMGVCPATVRLVGVVAERTDLGCALSPAVQAAVPAAVEQVLSELRALGVAPRPRDPPAEPDLWWEKGRAG